One stretch of Mangifera indica cultivar Alphonso chromosome 9, CATAS_Mindica_2.1, whole genome shotgun sequence DNA includes these proteins:
- the LOC123226472 gene encoding L-ascorbate oxidase homolog, with protein sequence MDRAMILLLMCLLSTSTSLVRGEDPYLFFEWNVSYGTISPLGIPQQGILINGEFPGPNINSTTNNNIHINVFNNLDEPFLLTWSGIQHRKNSWSDGVIGTNCPIPPGTNYTYRFQVKDQIGSYIYYPTTALHKAAGAFGGLRVNTRQFVPVPYDRYPEEDYTVLIGDWYTKNHTELRMLLDEGGSIGRPDGTLINGKSGKPDGLGEPLFTMKANKTYKYRICNVGLKTSLNFRIQGHNMKLVEMEGSHTVQNVYESLDVHVGQCYAVLVTADQASKDYYMTASSRFTKTIMTSTAIIRYADGNGLASLEIPQAPEGWAWSLNQFRSFRWNLTASAARPNPQGSFHYGAINITRTIRLANSVSKVDGKLRYAINGVSHVDPGTPLKLAEYYGLADQVFQYDSISDEPPVNISEISLKPNVLNMTFRNFVEIILENNEKSIQSWHLDGYSFFAVAVEPGTWSPEKRKNYNLLDAVSRHTIQVFPKSWAAILLTFDNAGMWNLRSENWERTYLGQQLYASVLSPAHSLRDEYNLPDHALLCGVVKDMPRPPPYSS encoded by the exons ATGGATAGAGCAATGATACTGCTTCTAATGTGCTTGCTTTCAACATCAACATCGCTGGTACGGGGTGAAGACCCCTACTTATTCTTCGAATGGAACGTCAGTTATGGCACCATTTCTCCCTTGGGAATTCCTCAACAGGGAATTCTTATTAATGGAGAATTTCCTGGACCAAATATTAATTCAACTACCAACAATAATATTCATATCAATGTCTTCAATAACCTTGACGAGCCGTTCCTTCTTACCTGGAGTGGCATTCAACACAGAAAGAATTCTTGGAGCGATGGAGTTATCGGAACAAACTGCCCAATTCCTCCAGGGACGAACTACACTTACCGGTTCCAGGTGAAAGACCAGATCGGTAGCTATATTTACTACCCAACGACAGCCCTGCACAAGGCGGCTGGTGCCTTTGGCGGCCTCCGTGTTAATACTCGTCAATTCGTCCCCGTTCCTTATGACAGATACCCTGAAGAAGACTACACTGTTCTTATTGGTGATTGGTATACCAAGAACCACACTGAACTCAGGATGTTATTAGATGAAGGTGGTTCCATTGGGAGACCTGACGGAACTCTCATCAATGGGAAATCCGGGAAGCCCGACGGACTGGGCGAGCCTCTTTTCACAATGAAGGCTAACAAGACGTACAAGTATAGAATCTGCAATGTTGGGCTCAAGACCTCGCTCAACTTCAGAATCCAAGGCCATAATATGAAGTTGGTGGAGATGGAGGGTTCTCACACTGTCCAGAATGTGTATGAATCTCTAGATGTGCACGTAGGGCAGTGCTATGCCGTGCTTGTGACTGCTGACCAGGCCTCCAAGGACTATTACATGACTGCTTCCTCCCGATTTACCAAGACAATCATGACAAGCACTGCAATCATCCGCTACGCCGATGGCAACGGACTGGCCTCCCTGGAAATTCCCCAGGCTCCTGAGGGTTGGGCCTGGTCACTCAACCAGTTTCGTTCTTTCCGTTGGAACCTCACCGCCAGTGCTGCCAGACCCAACCCTCAGGGCTCCTTCCACTATGGTGCCATCAACATTACCCGCACGATTAGACTCGCTAACTCAGTTAGCAAGGTGGATGGCAAGCTTCGTTATGCTATCAACGGAGTCTCCCATGTCGATCCAGGCACCCCACTCAAACTGGCGGAGTACTATGGATTAGCTGATCAAGTTTTCCAGTATGATTCAATCTCAGACGAGCCACCAGTCAATATTTCAGAAATTTCATTGAAACCCAATGTCCTCAACATGACCTTCCGCAACTTTGTGGAGATCATCCTGGAAAACAACGAGAAGAGCATACAGTCATGGCATTTGGATGGCTACTCATTCTTTGCCGTTGC AGTTGAGCCTGGAACCTGGAGTCCTGAGAAGAGAAAGAACTACAATTTACTGGACGCAGTGAGTAGGCACACAATACAAGTCTTTCCCAAATCCTGGGCTGCCATTCTCTTGACGTTCGACAATGCCGGAATGTGGAATCTCAGGTCGGAGAATTGGGAGAGGACTTACCTTGGACAACAACTCTATGCAAGCGTTCTATCTCCTGCGCACTCCCTCAGGGATGAATACAACCTTCCCGATCATGCTCTTCTCTGCGGAGTAGTAAAGGACATGCCCAGGCCCCCGCCCTACAGCAGTTAG